A single genomic interval of Rhizobium leguminosarum bv. trifolii WSM1325 harbors:
- a CDS encoding seryl-tRNA synthetase (KEGG: rec:RHECIAT_CH0001912 seryl-tRNA synthetase protein~TIGRFAM: seryl-tRNA synthetase~PFAM: tRNA synthetase class II (G H P and S); Seryl-tRNA synthetase, class IIa-like) has product MLDIKWIRENPEALDAALAKRGAEPLAQSLVALDEKRRSAVQKAQDLLSRRNLASKEIGAAMAQKNGELAEKLKAEVSELKTLLPAIEEEDRQLTAELNDALSRIPNIPFDDVPVGKDEHDNVVTRTVGEKPRWNHAPKEHFEIGEALGYMDFERAAKLSGSRFTVLTGPLARLERALGQFMIDLHTSEHGYSEVSSPLMVRDEAVYGTAQLPKFADDLFRTTDGRWLIPTAEVTLTNLVREEILDQEKLPLRFTALTPSFRSEAGSAGRDTRGMLRQHQFWKCELVSITDAESAVAEHERMTACAEEVLKRLGLHFRTMTLCTGDMGFGSRKTYDLEVWLPGQNAFREISSCSVCGDFQGRRMNARYRGKEDKNNKFVHTLNGSGTAVGRCLIAVLENYLNEDGSVTIPDVLLPYMGGLTKIERAA; this is encoded by the coding sequence ATGCTCGATATCAAATGGATCCGTGAGAATCCCGAAGCGCTCGATGCCGCCCTTGCCAAGCGCGGCGCGGAGCCTCTGGCCCAAAGTCTCGTTGCTCTCGATGAAAAGCGCCGCTCTGCCGTGCAGAAGGCACAGGACTTGCTGTCCCGCCGCAACCTCGCCTCCAAAGAGATCGGTGCGGCGATGGCCCAGAAGAATGGCGAGCTTGCCGAGAAGCTGAAGGCGGAGGTCTCTGAACTGAAGACCCTGCTGCCGGCGATCGAGGAAGAGGACCGGCAGCTGACGGCCGAACTCAACGACGCGCTCTCGCGCATCCCGAATATACCTTTCGACGACGTCCCTGTCGGCAAGGACGAGCATGACAATGTCGTCACCCGCACCGTCGGCGAAAAGCCGCGCTGGAACCACGCGCCGAAGGAGCACTTCGAAATCGGCGAGGCGCTCGGCTATATGGATTTCGAGCGCGCCGCCAAGCTCTCCGGCTCGCGCTTCACGGTTCTGACCGGGCCGCTCGCCAGGCTCGAGCGCGCGCTCGGCCAGTTCATGATCGATCTCCACACGAGCGAGCACGGGTATAGCGAAGTCAGCTCGCCGCTGATGGTGCGCGACGAGGCCGTTTATGGCACCGCCCAACTGCCGAAATTCGCCGACGATCTCTTCAGGACGACTGATGGACGCTGGTTGATCCCGACGGCCGAGGTGACGCTGACCAATCTCGTGCGCGAAGAGATCCTCGATCAGGAAAAGCTGCCGCTCCGCTTTACCGCATTGACGCCGTCCTTCCGCTCGGAAGCGGGCTCGGCCGGCCGCGATACGCGCGGCATGCTGCGCCAGCATCAGTTCTGGAAATGCGAGCTCGTCTCGATCACCGATGCCGAGAGCGCCGTTGCCGAGCATGAGCGCATGACCGCCTGCGCCGAGGAAGTGCTGAAGCGCCTCGGCCTGCATTTCCGCACCATGACGCTTTGCACCGGCGACATGGGTTTCGGCTCGCGCAAGACTTACGATCTCGAAGTCTGGCTGCCGGGGCAGAATGCCTTCCGTGAAATCTCGTCCTGCTCGGTCTGCGGCGATTTTCAGGGCCGGCGGATGAATGCGCGCTACCGCGGCAAGGAAGATAAGAACAACAAGTTCGTGCACACGCTGAATGGTTCCGGCACTGCCGTCGGCCGCTGCCTGATCGCCGTCCTTGAAAATTATCTGAATGAGGATGGTTCCGTCACGATTCCGGACGTTTTGCTGCCTTATATGGGCGGATTGACCAAAATCGAACGGGCGGCCTGA
- a CDS encoding stationary-phase survival protein SurE (KEGG: ret:RHE_CH01827 stationary phase survival protein SurE~TIGRFAM: stationary-phase survival protein SurE~PFAM: Survival protein SurE), whose product MRILLTNDDGIHAEGLAALERIARTLSDDVWIVAPETDQSGLAHSLSLSEPLRLRKISEKHFALRGTPTDCVIMGIRQVMDIKPDLVLSGVNSGSNVADDVTYSGTIAGAIEGTMQGVRSFALSQAYLYEDGARIVPWEVCETHAPALLEKLMVLDLPDGTFLNLNFPNCRPDEVDGAEVTMQGKLAFNLQVDARSDGRGFPYYWLKFGERAGAFVEGTDIHALKHNKISVTPLKLDLTDYSVTDRVARALGYGAQV is encoded by the coding sequence ATGCGCATCCTGCTTACGAATGACGACGGCATTCACGCCGAAGGTCTTGCCGCGCTGGAGCGGATCGCGCGCACGCTGTCCGACGATGTCTGGATCGTCGCGCCCGAGACCGACCAGAGCGGCCTTGCCCATTCGCTGAGCCTCTCCGAACCTCTGAGGCTGCGCAAGATTTCCGAAAAGCATTTCGCCTTGCGCGGCACGCCGACCGATTGCGTCATCATGGGTATCAGGCAGGTGATGGACATCAAGCCGGATCTCGTCCTGTCCGGCGTCAATTCAGGCTCGAACGTCGCCGACGACGTGACCTATTCCGGCACGATCGCCGGCGCCATCGAGGGCACCATGCAGGGCGTGCGCTCCTTCGCGCTGAGCCAGGCCTATCTCTATGAGGACGGCGCGCGCATCGTGCCCTGGGAGGTCTGCGAGACGCATGCGCCGGCTCTTCTGGAAAAGCTGATGGTCCTGGACCTGCCGGATGGCACGTTCCTCAATCTCAACTTCCCGAACTGCCGTCCCGACGAAGTCGACGGTGCCGAGGTGACCATGCAGGGCAAGCTCGCCTTCAATCTGCAGGTCGATGCCCGCTCCGACGGCCGGGGATTTCCTTACTACTGGCTGAAGTTCGGCGAACGCGCCGGCGCCTTCGTCGAAGGCACCGATATTCACGCGCTGAAGCATAATAAGATTTCGGTAACGCCTTTGAAACTGGATCTGACCGATTATTCCGTGACGGACCGCGTGGCGCGGGCCTTGGGATACGGAGCACAAGTTTGA
- a CDS encoding Protein-L-isoaspartate (D-aspartate) O-methyltransferase (PFAM: protein-L-isoaspartate(D-aspartate) O-methyltransferase~KEGG: ret:RHE_CH01828 protein-L-isoaspartate O-methyltransferase), translating to MTARLAEKEGFAALVLRLRAEGISDLDLLTAVEQTQRSLFVPPQFADDAYSSRTIPIECGSFLEGIDFAVRILHHLKLKPGQRVLEIGTGSGFTAAVMGRLAERVLSIDRYKTLTTAAQRRMESLGLRSVVIRQADGSAGMQGEGTFDRILVTAAFNAMPRFYTDQLVSGGSMIAPLMISENECRMVRLTKTGSRFEREELFDAPYLPIVPRLASLL from the coding sequence TTGACGGCAAGACTGGCGGAGAAGGAGGGCTTTGCTGCGCTCGTCCTCAGATTGCGTGCCGAAGGCATCTCCGATCTCGATCTGCTGACGGCAGTCGAGCAGACGCAGCGCTCGCTGTTCGTGCCGCCGCAATTTGCCGACGACGCCTATTCGAGCCGGACGATCCCGATCGAATGCGGCTCCTTTCTCGAAGGCATCGATTTTGCCGTCCGCATCCTGCATCACCTGAAGCTCAAGCCCGGCCAGCGCGTCCTGGAGATCGGCACCGGAAGCGGCTTTACCGCCGCCGTGATGGGCCGCCTGGCCGAGCGTGTCCTGTCCATCGACCGCTACAAGACGCTGACGACGGCAGCGCAGCGGCGCATGGAATCGCTTGGTTTGCGCAGCGTCGTCATCCGTCAGGCCGACGGCAGCGCCGGCATGCAGGGAGAGGGGACCTTCGATCGCATCCTGGTGACGGCCGCTTTCAACGCGATGCCGCGCTTTTATACCGACCAGCTCGTTTCCGGCGGCTCGATGATCGCGCCGCTGATGATTTCCGAGAACGAGTGTCGCATGGTGCGGCTGACGAAAACCGGTAGCCGTTTCGAACGCGAGGAACTGTTCGACGCTCCCTATCTGCCGATCGTTCCGCGCCTTGCCTCGCTGCTGTAG
- a CDS encoding Peptidase M23 (PFAM: Peptidase M23; Peptidoglycan-binding LysM~SMART: Peptidoglycan-binding LysM~KEGG: ret:RHE_CH01829 lipoprotein precursor protein) — protein sequence MRFSLSPKFGKSAGNLLVVSLLASAATGCSSDVTRFGGLFSSSGQDQITTSSIPRRNMNGSQGDPVPRADLGGSAVASQSGYGGGNDALNQPYPVRQGYDPTRTSSSSARLASAPVSVQRSELAAPTAAAPSRQREKEVALAQPFPTAPQAERPRLVAPAAPKMTPDTLTTGTTPKVSGWSATNAPSVTLRPGESIATLSRRFGVPEKEILRVNALKTASAAQPGQAILIPTFNGGNAAKAASQAADLSKPGKMPDAPKAPEQNVAVIPGANSARDKTLGSADVTGKLPAGAGKDPKAPAGTYVVKQGDSLAKIAKATGSNVDDLKAANNLSASSLRIGQALKIPNGTADNIKTASIPAEKVDPKPTQPAAPQQTASVQPAPYKAPAATQTVDDVEKKSDVSSAAPESTGIGKYRWPVRGQVIASYGANVNGNRNDGIDISVPQGTPIKAAENGVVIYAGNGLKELGNTVLVRHDDGTVTVYGNADTLSVTRGQKIQRGQTVAVSGMSGDVKQPQVHFEVRKDASPVNPMTFLE from the coding sequence ATGCGTTTCAGTCTTTCGCCAAAGTTCGGGAAGTCGGCCGGTAATCTTCTGGTTGTTAGCCTGCTGGCAAGTGCCGCAACAGGCTGCAGTTCCGATGTGACACGGTTTGGCGGCTTGTTTTCCTCCTCCGGGCAGGACCAGATCACCACAAGTTCCATTCCGCGCAGGAATATGAACGGTTCTCAAGGTGATCCGGTGCCGCGCGCCGATCTTGGCGGTTCGGCCGTTGCCAGCCAGTCGGGCTACGGCGGCGGCAATGATGCGCTGAATCAGCCTTATCCCGTCCGCCAGGGTTACGATCCGACCCGCACGTCGAGCTCGAGCGCACGTCTCGCTTCCGCGCCGGTCTCCGTGCAGCGTTCAGAATTGGCCGCGCCGACAGCGGCGGCACCCTCCCGGCAGCGGGAAAAGGAAGTCGCGCTCGCTCAGCCTTTCCCGACTGCGCCGCAAGCCGAAAGGCCCCGATTGGTGGCGCCGGCTGCGCCGAAGATGACGCCCGATACGCTGACGACCGGCACGACGCCGAAGGTTTCCGGCTGGTCTGCCACCAACGCTCCGTCGGTGACGCTGCGTCCGGGTGAAAGCATCGCCACCCTCTCCAGGCGTTTTGGCGTACCGGAAAAGGAAATTCTGCGCGTCAATGCTCTGAAGACGGCATCTGCCGCCCAGCCCGGCCAGGCGATCCTGATCCCGACATTCAACGGCGGCAATGCCGCCAAGGCGGCATCGCAGGCGGCTGACCTTTCCAAGCCCGGCAAGATGCCGGATGCGCCGAAGGCGCCTGAGCAGAACGTTGCCGTCATTCCGGGCGCCAATTCCGCCCGCGACAAGACGCTGGGGAGTGCCGATGTCACCGGTAAACTTCCCGCCGGCGCCGGCAAGGATCCGAAGGCGCCTGCCGGCACCTATGTCGTCAAGCAAGGCGATTCCCTGGCAAAGATTGCCAAGGCGACCGGTAGCAATGTCGACGACCTTAAAGCCGCCAACAATCTGTCGGCCAGTTCGCTCCGCATCGGTCAGGCCCTGAAGATCCCGAACGGCACCGCCGACAATATCAAGACCGCCTCGATCCCGGCCGAGAAGGTCGATCCGAAGCCAACTCAGCCGGCGGCTCCCCAGCAGACGGCTTCCGTTCAGCCCGCGCCCTACAAGGCGCCGGCCGCCACCCAGACCGTCGACGATGTCGAGAAGAAGTCGGACGTCAGCTCCGCCGCGCCGGAATCGACCGGCATCGGTAAATATCGCTGGCCGGTGCGCGGCCAGGTCATTGCCTCATACGGTGCCAACGTCAACGGCAACCGCAATGACGGCATCGACATCTCGGTCCCGCAGGGCACGCCGATCAAGGCTGCCGAAAACGGCGTCGTCATCTATGCCGGCAACGGCCTGAAGGAACTCGGCAACACGGTTCTTGTCCGTCACGACGACGGCACCGTCACCGTCTACGGCAACGCCGATACGCTGAGCGTCACCCGCGGCCAGAAGATCCAGCGTGGCCAGACCGTCGCCGTCTCCGGCATGAGCGGCGACGTCAAGCAGCCGCAGGTCCATTTCGAGGTGCGCAAGGATGCGTCCCCGGTCAACCCGATGACTTTCCTGGAATAG
- a CDS encoding protein of unknown function DUF815 (PFAM: protein of unknown function DUF815~KEGG: ret:RHE_CH01830 hypothetical protein~SNP /replace=C) → MTEEINTALLAELRRLADAVERLAGPAPARNDWDAADCFVWAPLRQHLQPVKRPNRVALTLIRGVDHVRDILHENTVRFAEGYAANNVLLWGARGMGKSSLVKAVHEDVRRESSVLLKLVEVHREDISSLPHLLDLLKDTPYRVIVFCDDLSFDHDDTAYKSLKAALDGGVEGRPDNVLFYATSNRRHLLPRHMMENEQSTAINPSEAVEEKVSLSDRFGLWLGFHKCSQEDYLGMIDGYADHFKLGLERDKMHAEALEWATTRGARSGRVAWQYIQDLAGRMRVHIDRD, encoded by the coding sequence ATGACCGAGGAAATCAACACAGCCCTGCTTGCCGAACTGAGACGGCTCGCCGACGCCGTCGAACGTCTTGCCGGACCGGCGCCCGCCCGCAACGACTGGGATGCCGCCGACTGTTTCGTCTGGGCGCCATTGCGCCAGCATCTGCAGCCGGTCAAGAGGCCGAACCGGGTGGCATTGACGCTCATCCGCGGCGTCGATCACGTGCGCGACATTCTGCATGAGAATACGGTGCGTTTCGCCGAGGGCTATGCCGCCAACAATGTGCTGCTCTGGGGCGCGCGAGGCATGGGCAAATCCTCGCTGGTCAAGGCCGTGCACGAGGATGTCAGGCGCGAAAGCAGTGTGTTGCTGAAACTGGTAGAAGTCCATCGTGAGGATATCTCCAGCCTTCCCCATCTGCTCGACCTCCTGAAGGACACACCCTACCGCGTGATCGTCTTCTGCGACGATCTTTCCTTCGATCACGACGACACCGCCTACAAGTCGCTGAAGGCGGCACTCGACGGCGGCGTCGAAGGGCGGCCGGACAATGTGCTGTTCTACGCCACCTCCAACCGACGCCATCTGCTGCCACGCCACATGATGGAAAACGAGCAGTCGACGGCGATCAATCCCTCGGAGGCGGTCGAGGAGAAGGTTTCGCTTTCCGACCGCTTCGGCCTCTGGCTCGGCTTTCACAAATGCAGCCAGGAGGATTATCTCGGCATGATCGACGGCTATGCCGATCACTTCAAGCTCGGGCTCGAACGCGACAAGATGCATGCCGAAGCGCTGGAATGGGCAACGACGCGCGGCGCACGCTCCGGCCGCGTCGCCTGGCAATATATTCAGGATCTGGCCGGACGCATGCGGGTTCACATCGACCGGGACTAA
- a CDS encoding preprotein translocase, YajC subunit (TIGRFAM: preprotein translocase, YajC subunit~PFAM: YajC family protein~KEGG: ret:RHE_CH01831 preprotein tranlocase protein), which translates to MFITPAFAQSATDTATGFGGSGFEMIILFVPLMVVWYFLLIRPQRAQAKKREETLKAIRRGDQVVTGGGLVGKVTKVVDEKEVEVEIADGVRVRIVRSGISEIRVKGEPVKADAA; encoded by the coding sequence ATGTTCATCACCCCGGCATTCGCCCAGAGCGCGACCGATACCGCAACGGGATTCGGCGGCTCCGGTTTCGAAATGATCATCCTGTTTGTGCCGCTGATGGTCGTCTGGTACTTCCTGCTGATCCGTCCGCAGCGCGCACAGGCAAAGAAGCGTGAGGAGACCCTGAAGGCGATCCGTCGCGGCGATCAGGTCGTCACCGGCGGCGGTCTCGTCGGCAAGGTCACCAAGGTCGTCGACGAAAAGGAAGTCGAAGTCGAGATTGCTGACGGCGTGCGCGTGCGCATCGTCCGCAGCGGCATCTCCGAAATTCGCGTCAAGGGTGAACCGGTCAAGGCCGACGCGGCGTAA
- a CDS encoding protein-export membrane protein SecD (TIGRFAM: protein-export membrane protein SecD; protein-export membrane protein SecF; protein-export membrane protein, SecD/SecF family~PFAM: SecD/SecF/SecDF export membrane protein~KEGG: rec:RHECIAT_CH0001918 protein-export translocase protein) has product MLHFSRWKTLLIWLAAFAAIVIAAPNLLTEAQRSSLPDWLRHDRVVLGLDLQGGSHIVLKVERSDIVRDRLEELVANVRNALRGASIRYTGLTGNDQTVTVRITDPAQTQAAVDLLKPLTTAGGHSGSEVALQQGEEGQLSLQISDAGITADVASARTRSLDIVGRRIAGFGYDNFLVHPDGADRIVVQVLGSVDAERLKNILNQPAKLSFHLIDESMSGQEALNGRWPATSQVLYSLDDPPIPYLVDRTAFANSGNMVDIEPVIDPQTQETSIAYRLDAEGTQRLAQATGQNIGKHLAIVFDDQVMSSPVIDAAITGGEGRISANFSEDGVRDLAIMLRAGALPATLTSVEERSVSPRFGADSIFNGIVAGLVAVVLVAALMIALYRILGIIAVASLFLNLILIVAVLSLAGATLTLPGIAGIVLIVGMAVDSNVLIYERIREEEKTTHSFAEAVGRGFSRAFATIVDANVTIFIAAIILFFLGSESIRGFAVTLAVGILTTVFTAFTLTRSIVAVWLSARHPRHLPKSVLTHLFEHANIRFMGIRRYVFTASAVISLIAMAAFATVGLHLGVDFTGGSLIEVTAKQANAEIADIHSRLNDLNLGDVSVERTGGPANARIRIASQGGGENAEQSAATLVRGELQEDYDFRRVEVVGPAISGELTMMATLGVLAALAAILIYIWIRFEWQFAVGAIVATLHDVIIMLGLFVLTGIEFNLTSIAAVLTIVGYSLNDTVVVYDRMRENLKRYKKMPLPILIDASINQTLSRTVLTAATTLIALLALFLFGGEVIRSFTFAMLFGVALGTFSSIYIAAPVLIVFRLRPEAPDGEESNKTDAGVKSGTVV; this is encoded by the coding sequence ATGTTGCATTTTTCCCGCTGGAAAACACTTCTGATTTGGCTGGCCGCGTTTGCGGCCATCGTCATCGCTGCGCCCAATCTGCTGACTGAGGCGCAGCGATCCTCCCTGCCGGACTGGTTGCGGCACGACCGCGTAGTGCTTGGGCTCGACCTGCAGGGCGGCTCGCATATCGTTCTAAAGGTCGAGCGTTCCGACATCGTCAGGGACCGCCTGGAAGAGCTGGTCGCCAATGTGCGCAACGCGCTGCGTGGCGCCAGCATCCGCTATACCGGGCTGACCGGCAATGACCAGACCGTCACCGTCCGGATCACCGATCCGGCCCAGACACAGGCGGCGGTCGATCTGCTGAAGCCTTTGACGACGGCCGGCGGACATTCCGGATCTGAGGTTGCGCTGCAGCAGGGCGAAGAGGGGCAGCTCTCACTGCAGATTTCCGACGCCGGCATTACTGCTGACGTCGCTTCCGCCCGGACCCGCTCGCTCGATATCGTTGGCCGCCGCATCGCCGGATTCGGCTATGATAATTTCCTCGTTCACCCCGATGGCGCCGACCGGATCGTCGTGCAGGTGCTGGGATCGGTCGACGCGGAGCGGCTGAAGAATATCCTGAACCAGCCGGCCAAGCTTTCCTTTCATTTGATCGACGAAAGCATGTCGGGGCAGGAGGCGCTGAACGGCCGTTGGCCGGCGACATCGCAGGTGCTCTATTCGCTTGACGATCCGCCGATCCCCTATCTCGTCGACCGCACCGCTTTCGCCAACAGCGGCAACATGGTCGATATCGAGCCTGTCATCGACCCGCAGACGCAGGAGACCTCGATTGCCTACCGTCTCGATGCCGAAGGCACGCAGCGGTTGGCGCAGGCGACCGGGCAGAATATCGGCAAGCATCTTGCCATCGTCTTCGACGACCAGGTGATGTCGTCACCGGTCATCGATGCGGCGATCACCGGCGGCGAGGGCAGGATTTCGGCAAACTTCTCCGAGGATGGCGTCCGCGACCTTGCGATCATGCTGCGCGCCGGCGCCTTGCCAGCGACGCTGACCAGCGTTGAGGAACGCAGCGTCAGCCCGAGATTCGGCGCTGATTCCATCTTCAACGGCATCGTTGCCGGCCTCGTCGCCGTCGTATTGGTCGCGGCACTGATGATCGCGCTCTATCGCATCCTCGGCATCATCGCCGTCGCCTCGCTCTTCCTCAACCTGATCCTCATCGTCGCGGTGCTCAGCCTTGCCGGCGCGACGCTCACCTTGCCCGGGATTGCCGGCATCGTGCTGATTGTCGGCATGGCCGTCGACTCGAACGTTTTGATCTACGAGCGAATCCGCGAAGAGGAGAAGACCACTCATTCCTTTGCGGAGGCCGTCGGCCGCGGTTTCTCGCGCGCATTCGCAACGATCGTCGACGCCAATGTGACGATTTTCATTGCGGCCATCATCCTCTTCTTCCTCGGCAGCGAATCCATCCGCGGTTTCGCGGTGACGCTTGCGGTCGGCATCCTGACGACCGTCTTCACGGCTTTCACGCTGACGCGCTCGATCGTTGCCGTCTGGCTGAGCGCGCGCCATCCCCGGCATCTGCCGAAGAGCGTGCTGACGCATCTTTTCGAGCACGCCAATATCCGCTTCATGGGGATTCGCCGTTATGTCTTTACGGCCTCGGCGGTCATTTCGCTGATCGCCATGGCCGCCTTTGCCACCGTCGGCTTGCATCTCGGCGTCGATTTCACTGGCGGCTCGCTCATCGAGGTGACGGCAAAGCAGGCCAATGCCGAGATCGCCGATATCCACTCGCGCCTCAATGATCTCAATCTCGGCGATGTCAGTGTCGAGCGCACGGGCGGGCCGGCGAATGCGCGGATCCGCATCGCTTCCCAGGGTGGCGGCGAGAATGCCGAGCAGTCGGCGGCGACGCTGGTGCGCGGCGAGCTCCAGGAAGATTATGATTTTCGTCGCGTCGAGGTCGTCGGTCCCGCCATCTCGGGCGAATTGACGATGATGGCGACGCTCGGCGTGCTTGCAGCTCTTGCGGCGATCCTCATCTACATCTGGATCCGCTTCGAATGGCAATTCGCGGTCGGCGCCATCGTCGCAACGCTGCACGACGTCATCATCATGCTCGGTCTCTTCGTCCTCACCGGCATCGAGTTCAACCTGACGAGCATCGCCGCCGTACTGACCATCGTCGGTTATTCCTTAAACGATACGGTCGTGGTCTACGACCGAATGCGCGAAAATCTCAAACGATACAAGAAGATGCCGCTGCCGATCCTGATCGATGCCTCGATCAATCAGACGCTGTCTCGCACCGTTCTGACCGCGGCGACGACGCTGATCGCCTTGCTGGCGCTCTTTCTCTTCGGCGGCGAAGTCATCCGCTCCTTCACCTTTGCGATGCTCTTCGGCGTCGCTCTCGGCACCTTTTCTTCGATCTATATCGCTGCTCCTGTCTTGATCGTCTTCCGGCTGCGGCCGGAGGCTCCCGACGGGGAAGAGAGCAACAAGACGGATGCTGGTGTAAAATCCGGCACGGTGGTTTGA
- a CDS encoding protein of unknown function DUF498 (PFAM: protein of unknown function DUF498~KEGG: rec:RHECIAT_CH0001919 hypothetical protein) produces MAKGIEIRAAHFPGRAPIDAYGNGGFRFADMSHRGSILCLPSGIHGWDMDMSKPLSPENFRRVLDEAADIEVLLVGTGTELRRLPEELRLALKSRGISSDPMSTGAAVRTFNIMLAEQRAVAAALIAV; encoded by the coding sequence ATGGCAAAAGGCATAGAAATCCGCGCTGCGCATTTCCCCGGGCGCGCTCCGATCGATGCTTACGGCAATGGTGGCTTTCGTTTTGCCGACATGTCGCATCGCGGCTCGATCCTTTGCCTGCCCTCCGGCATTCATGGCTGGGACATGGATATGTCGAAACCGCTGTCGCCTGAAAACTTTCGCCGGGTGCTGGATGAGGCCGCCGATATCGAGGTTCTGCTCGTTGGTACCGGAACCGAGCTTCGCCGTCTGCCCGAGGAATTGAGGCTGGCGCTGAAGTCGCGCGGCATCTCCTCCGATCCGATGAGTACCGGAGCGGCGGTGCGCACCTTCAATATCATGCTCGCCGAGCAACGTGCCGTCGCCGCGGCGTTGATTGCGGTCTGA
- a CDS encoding Squalene/phytoene synthase (PFAM: Squalene/phytoene synthase~KEGG: rec:RHECIAT_CH0001920 phytoene synthase protein) yields MTEANIATNQEICLAMLRDSDRDRYLACLLSPEAKRGALAALYAFNAELARIRDLVHEPLPGEVRLQYWHDLLEGSAHGSTAANPVAAALLTAIETHRLPRKTLIDMIEARTFDLYDDPMETRLSLEGYAGETASALIQLASLVLSPEEAARSADAAGHAGVAQAVAGLLLLMPVHRRRGQIYVPLQILSATGLDRDAFLAGKDRPRISAAIEAFAGLGREHLAKARAAGPIAPAVFPAFLPATLAEPVLIKAQKRGALLFDRPLQPPQWRRQLRMGLAAARRKI; encoded by the coding sequence ATGACTGAAGCGAATATTGCGACGAACCAGGAGATCTGCCTGGCGATGCTGCGTGACAGCGATCGCGACCGCTATCTCGCCTGTCTGCTGTCGCCGGAGGCAAAGCGCGGCGCGCTTGCAGCTCTTTATGCCTTCAATGCCGAGCTTGCCCGCATCCGTGATCTCGTGCACGAGCCGTTGCCCGGCGAGGTACGGCTGCAATATTGGCACGATCTTCTGGAGGGCAGCGCGCATGGCTCGACAGCGGCCAATCCCGTTGCCGCAGCACTTCTGACCGCGATCGAAACGCACCGCCTGCCGCGCAAGACGCTGATCGACATGATCGAGGCCCGCACCTTCGATCTCTATGACGATCCGATGGAGACACGTCTTTCGCTTGAAGGCTATGCCGGTGAAACGGCATCGGCCCTGATCCAGCTCGCAAGCCTGGTGCTTTCGCCGGAGGAAGCCGCACGATCGGCCGACGCCGCCGGCCATGCCGGGGTCGCCCAAGCGGTCGCCGGGCTGTTGCTGCTGATGCCAGTGCATCGCCGCCGCGGCCAGATCTATGTTCCGCTGCAGATCCTTTCGGCCACCGGTCTCGACCGCGATGCCTTCCTCGCCGGAAAAGACAGGCCGCGCATCTCTGCCGCCATCGAGGCCTTCGCCGGCCTCGGTCGCGAACATCTGGCAAAGGCGAGGGCGGCGGGGCCGATTGCGCCGGCCGTCTTTCCAGCCTTCCTGCCGGCGACGCTTGCCGAACCAGTGCTCATCAAGGCGCAGAAACGCGGCGCCTTGCTGTTCGACCGGCCGCTGCAGCCGCCGCAATGGCGCCGCCAGCTGCGGATGGGGCTGGCTGCTGCACGCCGAAAAATCTGA
- a CDS encoding conserved hypothetical protein (KEGG: rec:RHECIAT_CH0001921 hypothetical protein) yields the protein MGIIVWCVLFAIVIFIAFVATRMAAQNKEDGLHDTGLAIVEFGRAFPNEAIRQLQTTENGQAVFVRLHDNKAGFMRNMSRHFACHLIEPGRVRVVGSETGRGLVIDFLDAPYHNGDFQFASAKEASEVSLWLLGNYIAEPDKDLPPGNISAANKQ from the coding sequence GTGGGCATTATCGTCTGGTGCGTCCTTTTCGCCATCGTCATTTTCATTGCTTTCGTGGCAACACGAATGGCCGCGCAGAACAAGGAAGACGGCCTGCATGACACGGGCCTCGCCATTGTCGAATTCGGTCGCGCCTTTCCGAACGAGGCGATCCGTCAGCTGCAGACGACGGAAAATGGCCAGGCCGTCTTCGTGCGTCTGCATGACAACAAGGCCGGCTTCATGCGCAACATGTCGCGCCATTTCGCCTGCCATCTGATCGAGCCGGGCCGGGTGCGCGTCGTGGGCTCGGAAACGGGCAGGGGCTTGGTGATCGACTTTCTCGATGCACCCTATCACAACGGCGATTTCCAATTTGCTTCTGCCAAGGAAGCCTCGGAAGTCTCGCTGTGGCTGCTCGGCAATTATATCGCCGAGCCGGATAAAGACCTGCCGCCCGGCAATATTTCGGCGGCGAACAAGCAGTAA